In Leptospirillum ferriphilum, a single window of DNA contains:
- a CDS encoding ribonuclease III family protein, whose amino-acid sequence MKGGALFEYRAKNLPRAPEHLIRILGLPFKPTMRIEEALTHRSASHERGRKTPIPNYERLEFLGDRVIGLIVSEYLLNTWPSASEGDIGQIFSGIVSTQTLASIARRMDLGSYMILGKGSHSSGDRENSSLLADTFESLAAAIYLEYGLETCRQVLIPWFTQPLIEIVQKIENLREVRDSSSGPVSSVIAAQPAPPRAGSLNFKLLLQKWCQSKAEELPVYQVLEEIGPAHQRRFRLGVFLKGKQLGEAEGTTKRGASVHAAKNAWERIQSGFNILGDEIQESVEGHSSSEESPLENKLENQESETQHLDYKPKDEREQVHENPEEGLEKKFDEEDSSHPDNVKQSETHTETFGLDESVMYSGITRETHKEESGG is encoded by the coding sequence ATGAAAGGGGGGGCTTTGTTCGAATACAGGGCGAAAAACCTTCCAAGAGCTCCAGAGCATCTGATACGAATACTGGGTTTACCATTTAAACCGACGATGCGCATTGAAGAAGCGTTAACGCATCGGTCCGCCTCCCATGAAAGAGGCCGGAAGACACCGATCCCCAATTATGAACGTCTGGAATTCCTCGGGGACAGGGTCATAGGGTTGATCGTGAGCGAGTATCTTCTCAACACATGGCCATCTGCTTCAGAAGGAGATATCGGGCAGATTTTTTCGGGGATCGTCAGCACCCAGACGCTCGCATCGATAGCAAGAAGGATGGATTTGGGCTCCTACATGATACTCGGTAAGGGCAGCCATTCCTCGGGTGACAGGGAAAATTCGTCCTTGTTGGCAGACACCTTTGAATCTCTGGCTGCAGCGATATATCTTGAATATGGCCTCGAAACATGCAGACAGGTTCTTATCCCTTGGTTTACCCAACCACTCATCGAAATTGTACAAAAAATCGAAAATTTGAGAGAGGTACGAGATTCTTCCAGTGGGCCCGTTTCTTCAGTTATTGCCGCACAACCCGCTCCTCCAAGGGCCGGAAGTCTGAATTTCAAACTTTTGCTTCAGAAATGGTGTCAGTCAAAAGCTGAAGAACTCCCCGTCTACCAAGTCCTGGAAGAGATTGGCCCTGCTCACCAAAGGCGCTTTAGGCTTGGCGTCTTCCTGAAAGGCAAGCAATTGGGGGAAGCCGAAGGGACGACAAAAAGAGGCGCGTCTGTTCATGCAGCGAAAAATGCATGGGAGCGTATTCAAAGCGGATTCAATATTTTGGGGGATGAAATACAGGAATCTGTTGAAGGGCATTCCAGCAGCGAAGAAAGTCCTTTAGAGAATAAACTAGAGAATCAAGAAAGCGAAACACAACATCTGGATTACAAGCCCAAGGATGAAAGAGAACAAGTTCATGAAAACCCTGAAGAGGGGCTGGAAAAAAAATTTGATGAGGAGGATTCTTCCCATCCTGACAATGTGAAACAATCTGAAACACATACTGAAACATTCGGATTGGATGAAAGTGTGATGTATTCAGGAATAACGAGGGAAACTCATAAGGAAGAAAGCGGGGGATAA
- a CDS encoding PolC-type DNA polymerase III yields MKITFLDVETTGLLRDSRARIIELGFSTWENGKLLRKNSTLIKTVDVVPDNISKINGITTEMLKDAPGFEDVWKSIKEDFQGSILVAHNLAFDVGMVNRELILANRIPLGNMGIDTLPLSRKMLPELSSYRLGEIAKHMGILNESPHRAMGDLETLEKILSNLLESLPGTFDEGVMRLFCLWGGYPAHRYFKDVVQCAFQKKKKISVLADFSRGLQETDPIILEPLNANAVSLIGEHLGEKLEIPFDRILSLEIEGMLPGEVSMK; encoded by the coding sequence TTGAAAATTACATTCTTGGATGTTGAAACGACTGGTTTGTTAAGAGATTCCCGTGCAAGAATCATAGAACTTGGATTCAGTACCTGGGAAAACGGAAAACTGCTTCGTAAAAACTCGACGTTGATCAAGACTGTTGATGTTGTTCCGGACAACATCAGCAAAATCAATGGAATTACAACCGAAATGCTGAAAGATGCCCCTGGGTTTGAAGATGTCTGGAAAAGTATCAAGGAGGATTTTCAGGGATCAATATTGGTGGCGCACAATTTAGCATTTGACGTCGGTATGGTGAATCGGGAATTGATTCTTGCCAATCGTATACCTCTCGGAAACATGGGGATTGATACCTTGCCCCTGTCACGTAAAATGTTACCTGAGCTATCAAGCTATCGTCTAGGTGAAATCGCGAAACATATGGGAATTTTGAACGAAAGTCCCCACAGGGCTATGGGAGATTTGGAGACACTGGAAAAGATCTTATCGAATTTACTCGAATCGTTACCGGGAACGTTTGACGAAGGAGTGATGCGTCTGTTTTGTTTATGGGGAGGCTATCCGGCACACCGTTATTTCAAAGATGTTGTACAATGTGCTTTTCAGAAAAAGAAAAAGATTTCTGTTCTGGCTGATTTTTCAAGAGGTCTCCAGGAAACAGATCCTATTATTCTGGAACCGCTCAATGCAAATGCCGTCAGTCTTATTGGAGAGCATCTCGGAGAAAAACTTGAAATTCCGTTTGACCGAATTCTTTCTCTTGAAATCGAAGGTATGTTGCCAGGGGAAGTTTCAATGAAATAG
- the mnmA gene encoding tRNA 2-thiouridine(34) synthase MnmA has product MKPRVLVGLSGGIDSTVSALLLKEAGFDVYGAIVEIWSENSAGGQSGDEREKPWFERACCHLPMVKFLCEEYLHIPYVRIDQKQNFQKKIVDVFREGYHNGVTPNPCTDCNAEIKIKTLIDWAEQQKISYVATGHYARNHYSVRNRLWGIAQALDRKKDQSYFLSRVPEHVLRKVLFPLGHWTKDKVREFARSKKIPVEEMVENMEACFLSAKNVTSFLKREEEAHSSGNWNVTDINGEKIGEIPTGIGLTKGQRKGIGVANSERIYVKKVDVQNKVVIMGSKKDILNRNFRIRDPLGPLFQKKITGNLFVKFRSVMEAVPCIEKGDLRFELSNENDGVTPGQIAVFYDDEQMVLGSGILEPEEEMS; this is encoded by the coding sequence ATGAAACCAAGGGTGCTTGTGGGATTAAGTGGGGGAATTGATTCGACCGTTTCGGCATTATTGCTGAAAGAGGCAGGGTTCGACGTTTATGGAGCAATTGTCGAAATTTGGTCTGAAAATTCAGCAGGGGGACAATCAGGAGACGAGAGAGAAAAGCCCTGGTTTGAACGAGCATGTTGTCACCTGCCCATGGTCAAGTTTCTCTGTGAAGAATATTTGCATATCCCCTATGTTCGAATCGATCAAAAACAGAATTTTCAGAAAAAAATTGTCGATGTGTTTAGGGAGGGTTACCACAACGGAGTCACACCCAATCCGTGTACAGATTGTAATGCAGAAATAAAAATAAAAACGTTGATCGACTGGGCAGAACAACAAAAAATTTCCTACGTCGCAACAGGGCATTATGCGAGGAATCACTATTCGGTCCGAAATCGGCTATGGGGAATAGCCCAGGCATTGGATCGGAAAAAGGACCAATCGTATTTTTTGTCCAGAGTTCCGGAACATGTGTTAAGAAAGGTGCTATTTCCATTAGGACACTGGACAAAAGACAAGGTCCGTGAATTTGCTCGGAGTAAAAAAATTCCCGTAGAAGAAATGGTTGAGAATATGGAAGCCTGTTTTCTGTCCGCAAAAAATGTCACCTCGTTTTTGAAGAGAGAAGAAGAGGCCCATTCTTCGGGAAACTGGAACGTTACTGATATCAATGGGGAAAAAATCGGAGAGATACCAACAGGTATTGGTTTGACAAAAGGGCAGCGGAAAGGCATCGGGGTAGCAAACTCTGAAAGAATATATGTGAAAAAAGTCGATGTCCAAAACAAAGTCGTTATTATGGGAAGCAAAAAAGATATTCTCAATCGAAACTTCCGAATCCGGGATCCTCTGGGGCCCCTGTTTCAAAAAAAAATAACTGGAAATCTTTTCGTTAAGTTCCGATCGGTCATGGAGGCTGTCCCTTGTATTGAGAAGGGAGATTTGCGTTTTGAGCTGTCGAATGAAAATGATGGGGTAACTCCGGGGCAAATTGCAGTCTTTTACGACGATGAACAAATGGTTCTTGGGTCCGGGATACTTGAACCCGAAGAGGAAATGTCTTGA
- a CDS encoding bactofilin family protein, producing MKPMHNDSRQNNIIAFLGKETYFKGYLHFEGTVRIDGKLEGEIHSKDVLIVGEGANIKGDIKVQKVICGGNVTGTIESTEAVQLVKPSNVHADIKTPVLSIEEGVIFNGNCRMETGFTASEEVSTNESLKQK from the coding sequence ATGAAGCCGATGCACAATGATTCGAGACAGAATAACATCATCGCTTTTTTGGGAAAGGAAACTTACTTTAAGGGGTATCTCCATTTTGAGGGAACGGTCAGAATTGATGGAAAGCTTGAAGGAGAAATCCACTCAAAAGATGTTCTTATCGTAGGAGAAGGTGCAAATATAAAAGGTGATATTAAAGTCCAAAAAGTCATCTGCGGAGGAAATGTTACGGGTACGATAGAATCCACGGAAGCGGTGCAGCTTGTAAAACCCTCGAATGTACATGCAGATATAAAAACGCCTGTGTTGAGTATCGAGGAAGGGGTGATCTTTAACGGGAACTGTCGAATGGAAACCGGTTTTACCGCTTCGGAAGAAGTATCAACAAACGAAAGTTTGAAGCAAAAATGA
- a CDS encoding ParB/RepB/Spo0J family partition protein, with product MAKHGLGRGLDSLFESDGPEKKDEVYLIPCASITVNPYQPRKIFREEEIKEMAQSLLNHGLLQPIVVSRKKGDRESGEYILISGERRLRAAKMLEWEAIPAIERSVTDKDLLELALIENLQRTDLNPVEIAEGFNRLIEEFHWTQEKLAQNLGMKRSTVANFLRILTLSSETIQKIENGVISLGHAKVLLGVKDPKELSSLAEEIVQKKMSVRDLEQRISTKKEKNGYPVWAEKGKEKLTHYFSRPVSIARTGKKIRFAFILENEEDLMRLIHQLSESDNPGKS from the coding sequence ATGGCTAAACATGGATTGGGAAGGGGGCTTGATTCGTTATTTGAATCGGACGGTCCGGAAAAAAAAGATGAGGTTTATCTGATTCCGTGTGCATCCATTACAGTCAATCCTTATCAGCCACGGAAGATATTTCGAGAAGAAGAGATAAAAGAAATGGCACAATCCTTGTTAAATCATGGATTGTTACAGCCTATCGTCGTCAGCCGGAAAAAAGGAGACAGGGAATCAGGAGAATATATATTGATTTCCGGCGAGCGACGGCTTCGTGCGGCAAAAATGCTGGAGTGGGAAGCAATTCCAGCGATCGAAAGATCTGTAACGGATAAAGATCTGCTCGAATTGGCGCTCATTGAAAATCTTCAGAGAACCGATTTAAACCCGGTTGAAATTGCAGAAGGGTTTAACAGATTGATTGAAGAATTTCACTGGACGCAAGAAAAACTTGCCCAGAATCTTGGAATGAAAAGATCAACAGTGGCAAATTTTCTTCGAATCCTGACACTTTCTTCCGAAACAATTCAAAAGATTGAGAATGGAGTGATCAGTCTGGGTCACGCTAAAGTTCTACTGGGAGTGAAGGACCCGAAGGAATTAAGTTCTTTGGCAGAAGAAATTGTCCAGAAAAAAATGTCTGTCCGAGACTTGGAACAGAGAATTTCGACCAAAAAAGAAAAGAACGGTTATCCAGTGTGGGCCGAGAAAGGAAAAGAGAAATTGACACATTATTTCTCAAGACCGGTCAGTATTGCCCGAACTGGAAAAAAAATTCGTTTCGCTTTTATTCTTGAAAACGAAGAAGATTTGATGCGGCTTATTCATCAGCTTTCAGAATCGGATAACCCGGGAAAATCATGA
- a CDS encoding ParA family protein, whose amino-acid sequence MAKIVAVANQKGGVGKTTTTINLAASMAVEEKKVLVIDLDPQGNSTSGLGVNATKSTPSAYDFLIGSKVAEDAVIEAHLKYLYVLPGSLNMAGFESEAASIKGSQGLLREKLTDPYFEQFQYILLDCPPSLGYITLNALVSASSILIPVQCEFFALEGLSHLLKTIERVRKQWNPDLEVEGILPTMYDKRNKLSNQVLEDLRDHFPELVFKSVIPRNVTLGEAPSYGKPVLLHDALSKGAQSYLHLAREILAYG is encoded by the coding sequence TTGGCGAAAATTGTGGCAGTAGCGAACCAGAAGGGTGGGGTCGGAAAAACGACGACGACTATTAATCTGGCAGCATCGATGGCAGTCGAAGAAAAAAAAGTCCTGGTTATTGATCTAGACCCGCAGGGAAACTCCACCAGTGGTTTAGGGGTGAACGCAACAAAATCAACGCCCAGTGCGTATGATTTTTTAATTGGAAGCAAAGTTGCTGAAGATGCAGTCATAGAAGCGCATCTCAAGTACTTGTATGTTCTTCCGGGATCGTTGAACATGGCAGGGTTTGAGTCGGAAGCGGCATCAATAAAAGGATCCCAAGGGCTTCTCCGGGAAAAATTGACGGATCCGTATTTTGAGCAGTTTCAGTATATCTTGCTTGACTGCCCCCCCTCACTTGGTTACATCACGCTTAATGCACTCGTCAGTGCAAGCTCAATTCTGATTCCAGTGCAGTGTGAGTTTTTTGCCCTGGAAGGGTTGTCTCATTTATTGAAAACGATTGAAAGGGTCAGGAAGCAATGGAATCCAGATCTGGAAGTAGAGGGGATTCTCCCGACGATGTATGACAAAAGAAATAAATTATCGAATCAAGTTTTGGAAGATTTGCGGGATCATTTTCCGGAATTGGTCTTCAAAAGCGTCATCCCTCGAAATGTAACTCTTGGGGAGGCTCCCAGCTATGGAAAGCCCGTCTTGCTCCATGATGCCCTTTCCAAGGGAGCACAGTCCTATCTGCACCTTGCCAGGGAGATTCTTGCATATGGCTAA
- a CDS encoding RsmG family class I SAM-dependent methyltransferase — protein sequence MTGESLESHVFNQFHFDSETINRLSEFVEVLASWNQHIRLSGYREKADIRQHLVTEPLLAAHYFGLASSLCSIVDFGSGNGSPGIIFSILYPHLRISLVERKQKKLSFLSYVISRLNLQNTTFYDNIRSALTAQQAPSSTEIWMKAVSMQSLFSELSRPENKGKSFHIKKFGEWDPVPGCQYIRKHVITSEAWSLSPIFKITVSEGLLTV from the coding sequence ATGACCGGGGAGTCTCTTGAGTCTCATGTATTCAATCAGTTTCATTTTGACAGCGAAACAATCAATCGTCTTTCTGAATTTGTTGAGGTTCTCGCTTCCTGGAATCAACATATTCGATTATCCGGATACAGAGAAAAAGCAGATATCAGACAACATCTGGTAACAGAGCCTCTTCTCGCTGCGCACTATTTTGGTTTGGCATCCTCTCTTTGTTCAATCGTCGATTTTGGGTCAGGAAACGGTTCGCCAGGGATTATATTTTCCATCCTGTACCCTCATCTGCGCATTTCTCTTGTTGAGCGAAAACAAAAAAAACTTTCCTTTCTCTCATACGTTATATCGAGATTAAATCTTCAAAACACCACGTTTTATGACAACATCCGATCGGCCCTTACTGCTCAACAAGCTCCTTCCTCCACCGAAATCTGGATGAAAGCAGTTTCCATGCAATCTCTTTTTTCAGAATTGTCACGACCTGAGAATAAGGGTAAGTCCTTTCACATTAAAAAATTTGGTGAGTGGGACCCCGTTCCTGGTTGCCAATATATTCGAAAACATGTCATAACTTCGGAAGCTTGGTCTCTCTCTCCCATTTTTAAGATAACCGTGTCTGAGGGACTTCTGACTGTCTGA
- the mnmG gene encoding tRNA uridine-5-carboxymethylaminomethyl(34) synthesis enzyme MnmG produces MKIWDVVIIGGGHAGIEAAAASSRMGSETLLVTLHLDLIGQMSCNPSVGGIGKGHIVAEIEAMGGAMSKLADASGLQFKMLNTRKGYAVQALRVQCDRYRYRQQARLLLENYPNLFFRQGEVVGWKLRGSLVTSVLLHDETEIFARSFVLTTGTFLSGKLHVGERLVEGGRGGEKNASHLSSRLQGDLGLSVGRLKTGTPPRLSGKTIDFSCMDIQPGDNPPVFFSHNPDNNSFFFDGPQYPCYLTSTNHQTADIIRENLSRSPLYSGKIKGIGPRYCPSIEDKIVKFPERQSHHVFIEPEGAGVDEFYPNGISTSLPVDVQEQIVHSIPGLENAQITRPGYAVEYDFVFPDQLDLSLKVAHLDNVFLAGQINGTTGYEEAAGQGLVAGINAGLLAKGKMPWIPDRALSYIGVMIDDLVSQGVDEPYRMFTSRAENRLLIRHHNADDRMTPIGQSLGVVPESQWRIFEKKRDSFSQLKKILQSHRTDGKNFFQALKQPDVHLDDFLEHSFSDIYASWPRFWQIGFESEIKYEGYIRISEKKTQDLKGEDYPIPEGFWNSPPPGISREIFTRLVKASPRTFREAMHIRGMTPGALESLRTKLRQFR; encoded by the coding sequence GTGAAAATATGGGATGTGGTCATTATAGGTGGAGGGCATGCGGGCATAGAAGCAGCTGCAGCGTCTTCCCGCATGGGCTCGGAAACATTACTGGTGACATTGCACCTTGATCTCATTGGTCAAATGTCCTGCAATCCTTCCGTCGGAGGGATTGGCAAAGGTCATATTGTGGCAGAAATTGAAGCGATGGGCGGTGCCATGTCCAAGCTGGCCGATGCGTCCGGTCTTCAATTCAAAATGTTGAATACCCGCAAGGGATATGCCGTTCAGGCATTACGCGTACAATGTGATCGGTATCGATATCGACAGCAGGCCCGTTTGTTACTCGAAAATTATCCAAATCTTTTTTTCCGGCAGGGAGAAGTTGTTGGCTGGAAGTTGAGAGGTTCTCTCGTTACGTCCGTCTTGTTGCATGATGAAACAGAAATCTTCGCTCGTTCGTTTGTCTTGACCACCGGAACATTTCTTTCTGGCAAATTGCATGTTGGTGAGAGGCTGGTCGAAGGAGGCCGCGGTGGAGAGAAAAACGCATCTCATCTCTCTTCCCGTCTTCAGGGAGACCTTGGGCTTTCCGTCGGCCGCTTGAAAACAGGTACTCCCCCCCGTCTTTCCGGGAAAACAATTGATTTTTCTTGTATGGATATCCAACCAGGAGACAATCCTCCTGTGTTTTTTTCCCATAATCCTGATAATAACAGTTTTTTCTTCGATGGTCCCCAATACCCCTGTTATTTGACCTCCACGAATCATCAAACCGCTGACATAATCCGGGAAAATTTATCCCGATCACCGCTTTATTCCGGTAAAATCAAGGGAATTGGTCCCCGTTACTGTCCGTCGATTGAAGACAAGATTGTCAAGTTTCCGGAACGGCAATCCCATCATGTCTTTATTGAGCCGGAGGGTGCAGGTGTCGACGAGTTTTACCCAAACGGGATTTCCACGAGCCTTCCAGTGGATGTCCAGGAACAGATTGTTCATTCGATTCCTGGTCTTGAAAACGCCCAGATAACTCGCCCTGGTTATGCAGTCGAATATGATTTTGTCTTTCCAGATCAATTGGATCTCTCGTTGAAAGTGGCCCATCTGGATAACGTCTTTCTTGCCGGTCAGATTAACGGAACAACCGGTTATGAAGAAGCAGCCGGACAGGGTCTTGTCGCGGGAATCAATGCCGGTTTGCTGGCGAAAGGAAAGATGCCCTGGATTCCGGACCGGGCGCTTTCCTATATTGGTGTCATGATTGATGATCTGGTTTCCCAGGGAGTGGATGAACCTTACAGAATGTTTACTTCCCGGGCTGAAAATCGCCTTCTTATACGTCATCATAATGCGGATGACCGTATGACACCTATTGGGCAGTCTTTGGGGGTGGTGCCGGAATCACAATGGAGGATATTTGAAAAAAAACGAGATTCCTTCAGCCAGTTGAAAAAAATCCTTCAGTCACACCGCACAGATGGAAAGAATTTTTTTCAGGCCCTGAAGCAGCCGGATGTCCATCTTGACGATTTCCTTGAGCATTCGTTTTCTGACATTTATGCCTCCTGGCCACGTTTCTGGCAGATCGGTTTTGAATCCGAGATTAAATATGAAGGGTATATTCGTATTTCTGAGAAAAAGACCCAGGATTTGAAAGGAGAGGATTATCCAATTCCGGAAGGGTTTTGGAATTCCCCGCCTCCAGGTATCTCGAGAGAAATTTTCACAAGACTTGTCAAAGCTTCTCCCCGGACTTTTCGGGAGGCGATGCATATTCGAGGGATGACCCCCGGTGCACTCGAGTCCCTGCGCACTAAACTTCGGCAGTTTCGGTGA